In Haliscomenobacter hydrossis DSM 1100, the DNA window CAGGAAGATGACCATACCCTGATCGACAAGTTGCACCTAAAAGAAAAGACCTATCTTAAGCGAGCGGCGATTTTGCTTTTTCACCCGGAGCCGGAGCAATTTTTTACAGGAGCCTACATCAAAATCGGCTATTTCCGCACTGAGGATGATCTTAGGTTTCAGGATGAGGTACATGGCTCCTTGTTTGAGCAGGTTGAAAAGGCCATAGACCTGCTTATGTCCAAATATCTCGAAGCCGCCATCCGTTACGCAGGGATAAATCGGGTCGAGGAATATCCCTATCCTGAGGCAGCCATCCGCGAAGCCTTGCTGAATGCCATCGCCCATAAGGACTATGGCAGCGGCAACCCTATTCAGATCAAGGTGTCCGATCATGGCATCATTTTCTGGAATGCGGGACAGCTTCCCGAAGCATGGACGATTGATAATTTATTGAAAGAGCATCCTTCCATTCCTTTTAATCCCGACATTGCTACAGCATTCTTTAGAGCGGGTTTAATCGAGGCCTGGGGGCGTGGCACGCTAAAAATCCTCCGTGAATGCCAAAATGCCGGACTACCAGCCCCCATTTTTTCTTATGATCCTTCTGGTTTCAGGGTGGAATTCCAAAAAAGTTCGGTGAAAAGTTCGGTGAAAAGTTCGGTGAAAAGTTCGGTGAAAAGTTCGGTGAAAATCGTTGAGCTGATGCTTGCGAACCGATCCATTACCATTCCTGAGCTTGCTGAAATGCTAAATTTGTCTACTCGTACCATTGAAAAACAAATCGTTAACCTGAAAGAGAATAAGATAATAGAGCGCATTGGGCCCGATAAGGGCGGGTATTGGGAGGTACTTGATGCCCCTGACTAACCTTATTATTGGCGTGGAGCCAACCCTATTGCTCTCCCTTCTCCACATCGCTTCAAAACAGTCCAAGTCTCCCCACTTCAGCCCAGCAACCCAACGATTGTGCCCCCCGCAGCATATATTACCTAGACCCATTCTAAATAAATCTCCAAATCCCCCTTTTCCTTGCTTTTGCCAAAAAAATTTGCTTGATTTGACAATCCAACAAAATTTAATTTCCGTATCTCCTTTATTAAAGGAAGAATAATTGTATTTTCCATCTACATATATGGAATGGAAAATTTCGCAAGACACAAATTACCTAACCTATGTCAGTAAAGATTTCAGTAACCATTAAC includes these proteins:
- a CDS encoding ATP-binding protein; this translates as MSESQNIEWKSTWRDEYLKWICGFANANGGRLEIGKDDNGNLVGLDDSKKLMEDLPNKIKDILGIVVEVNLHTEKDKDWICIEVEPHPYPVSYKGQYHFRSGSTKQELKGSALDGFLLKKQGKRWDSVPVPGVTTKDLSPAAFDYFRKKATQTQRLDKAVLQEDDHTLIDKLHLKEKTYLKRAAILLFHPEPEQFFTGAYIKIGYFRTEDDLRFQDEVHGSLFEQVEKAIDLLMSKYLEAAIRYAGINRVEEYPYPEAAIREALLNAIAHKDYGSGNPIQIKVSDHGIIFWNAGQLPEAWTIDNLLKEHPSIPFNPDIATAFFRAGLIEAWGRGTLKILRECQNAGLPAPIFSYDPSGFRVEFQKSSVKSSVKSSVKSSVKSSVKIVELMLANRSITIPELAEMLNLSTRTIEKQIVNLKENKIIERIGPDKGGYWEVLDAPD